In Danaus plexippus chromosome 9 unlocalized genomic scaffold, MEX_DaPlex mxdp_26, whole genome shotgun sequence, the following proteins share a genomic window:
- the LOC116767393 gene encoding CD63 antigen-like — protein MAIGAGMSCVKYLLFSFNLLFAITGLIILIVGAKSEINAHPYVDLTDESFYTSAPVILIIVGLIVFVVAFFGCCGAVKENHCMIVTFSVFLLMIFIAEMAVGIAGYVKHKDLETSIVRTLNESITHYSTDPDVQKNYDIIQTDMHCCGIYGYEDWAHTNQSLPTTCCGAHELVEGSAVACTVSSPGLYTRGCLPLILVKLQDIALVLGGVGLGIAFVQLLGVIFACCLARSIRSQYETV, from the exons atggctATCGGTGCAGGGATGTCTTGCGTGAAATACTTGTTATTCTCGTTTAATCTTTTGTTTGCG ATTACAGGACTAATAATTCTTATTGTTGGTGCCAAGTCCGAGATCAATGCACATCCATATGTTGATCTCACAGATGAAAGTTTCTACACCTCGGCCCCCGTGATCCTGATCATAGTGGGTTTGATTGTGTTCGTGGTCGCTTTCTTCGGTTGCTGTGGTGCGGTCAAGGAGAACCATTGCATGATAGTTACG TTCTCGGTGTTCCTGCTGATGATATTCATAGCGGAGATGGCGGTCGGCATCGCCGGTTACGTGAAGCACAAGGACTTGGAGACGTCCATCGTCCGCACCCTGAACGAGTCCATAACGCACTACTCCACAGACCCTGACGTTCAGAAGAACTACGACATCATACAGACCGAC ATGCACTGCTGTGGTATATACGGCTACGAAGACTGGGCGCACACCAACCAGTCCCTCCCCACCACGTGCTGCGGCGCCCACGAGCTGGTGGAGGGCAGTGCTGTGGCCTGCACCGTGTCATCGCCAGGACTCTACACCAGGGGCTGTCTCCCTCTCATACTGGTGAAGCTTCAGGACATAGCGCTCGTGCTGGGTGGAGTTGGACTCGGGATAGCCTTTGTTCAG TTGCTCGGCGTGATATTCGCCTGCTGCCTCGCTCGCTCCATCCGCAGTCAGTACGAGACAGTATAA
- the LOC116767512 gene encoding CD63 antigen, with amino-acid sequence MSKNNLEVGMRCIKYMLLCVTAIFVLTSALIISVGTTIYAIYYDVSFFLDYQLFSPATFIIAIGVIMLFVSLFGCIGALKESTCLVNIFAVILSLVLVLEIAAAITAYTLRSQVSGMLDSNLRETLPYYYSNPEVTDSFDFIQSRLNCCGIDSYLDWGEVKANRTGIDVKNVTVPYSCCAQTSYQEIGEVQYEECVKLYANGCLPRITYLIYQSAGLLGAGAMTIAFIQVIGIVFSFSLASSIRKTKSERERRRWEIQERMINAYTSLNPNEEKQKPIVYVPFHGQTTA; translated from the exons ATGTCGAAGAACAATCTAGAAGTTGGAATGAGGTGCATTAAGTATATGCTTCTTTGTGTTACCGCGATATTCGTg TTGACATCTGCGCTAATAATCTCAGTGGGGACTACAATATACGCCATTTACTACGATGTCTCCTTCTTCCTGGACTACCAGCTGTTCTCGCCGGCCACTTTCATCATCGCGATCGGTGTCATCATGCTGTTCGTGTCTCTCTTTGGTTGCATTGGAGCTTTAAAAGAAAGCACCTGCTTGGTCAATATT TTTGCAGTAATCCTAAGCCTGGTCTTGGTGCTGGAGATCGCCGCCGCTATCACGGCCTACACCTTGAGGTCGCAGGTATCGGGAATGCTCGACTCCAACCTCCGGGAGACGCTGCCCTATTATTACAGCAACCCTGAGGTCACCGATTCCTTCGATTTCATCCAGAGCAGG ttaaaCTGTTGCGGTATTGACAGCTACCTCGACTGGGGTGAAGTTAAAGCGAACAGGACTGGTATCGATGTGAAGAACGTCACAGTTCCATACTCCTGCTGCGCACAGACAAGCTACCAGGAAATTGGAGAAGTACAGTATGAGGAATGCGTGAAGCTGTATGCGAATGGCTGCCTTCCTAGAATCACTTATTTGATTTATCAGAGCGCAGGTCTACTCGGTGCTGGTGCTATGACCATTGCATTTATTCAG GTTATTGGGATTGTCTTCTCATTCTCGCTCGCCAGTTCCATTCGCAAGACGAAATCCGAGCGCGAACGTAGGAGATGGGAGATTCAGGAGCGTATGATCAACGCTTACACTTCGCTAAACCCTAACGAAGAGAAACAGAAACCTATTGTCTATGTCCCCTTCCACGGACAAACAACTGCTTAA
- the LOC116767518 gene encoding alpha-ketoglutarate-dependent dioxygenase alkB homolog 4, with protein sequence MKPRPCGCKGCRTCLICETYYGAEELKNLVKLDKDKGYVFCPFCNKAWSGWDIDVYKQHPYHEGESIDYPGVYIKLDFISEYEETELMRNIDEVPWDISQSGRRKQNYGPKTNFKKKKIVPGQFNGFPKFSQYLQDRFKTFDILKGYEVIEQCSLEYDPMKGASIDPHIDDCWVWGERILTVNCLSDSVLTMTPFKGDTIKYNLYCAKEYPPVVQDDGTIDMDFTSKQNMFEASKPKEDVDVIIRIPLIRRSLLIIYGESRYHWEHRVLREDIVSRRVCIAYREFTPPFMNNGVHEILGREIRDRAKLFWDHRQRYKEQVKCVQ encoded by the exons ATGAAGCCTCGCCCTTGTGGCTGTAAAGGCTGCAGAACGTGTCTCATTTGTGAAACTTATTATGGGGCCGAAGAACTTAAGAATCTGGTAAAGCTTGACAAAGACAAAGGTTATGTATTTTGCCCATTCTGTAACAAAGCTTGGAGTGGCTGGGATATAGACGTATATAAACAACATCCATATCACGAGGGCGAATCGATTGACTACCCaggtgtttatataaaattagattttatatctGAATATGAAGAAACAGAACTAATGAGAAACATAGATGAAGTGCCGTGGGATATATCGCAGAGCGGCCGGCGTAAACAGAACTATGGaccaaaaactaattttaaaaagaaaaaaatcgtTCCTGGACAATTCAATGGGTTTCCTAAGTTTTCCCAGTATTTGCAGGACAGATTCAAAACTTTCGATATATTAAAAGGTTATGAAGTCATTGAGCAGTGTTCTCTTGAGTATGATCCTATGAAGGGGGCGTCTATTGACCCTCATATCGATGACTGCTGGGTCTGGGGTGAGAGAATACTTACAGTTAACTGTTTGTCAGACTCCGTTCTTACAATGACTCCATTCAAAGGCGACACAATAAAGTATAATCTATATTGTGCAAAGGAGTATCCTCCTGTTGTCCAGGACGATGGCACTATCGATATGGATTTTACGAGCAAACAAAACATGTTTGAAGCTAGTAAACCAAAAGAGGATGTAGATGTAATAATAAGGATTCCGTTGATAAG gCGATCTCTACTAATAATCTACGGTGAATCGAGATACCATTGGGAGCACCGGGTTTTACGTGAGGATATTGTGTCAAGAAGAGTTTGTATCGCATATCGTGAGTTCACTCCACCTTTCATGAACAACGGTGTCCATGAGATCCTCGGCAGAGAAATCCGAGACCGAGCAAAGTTGTTCTGGGACCACAGACAGAGGTACAAGGAGCAGGTCAAATGCGtacaataa
- the LOC116767394 gene encoding leukocyte surface antigen CD53-like, with the protein MFKMRVPKLLKSVRYSLAAVNTVFLLTGVLLLILGVATLLTFNNYSLLVTYTFFTLSNFVIATGVIILFVAALGYYGAVSEQFLFIVGYVVLLFVILVFEIAITTLGFNLQNDASRIIRRPMTQTLQLYGNRSEINITWDNLQSGFQCCGVVSISDWPTGRLPVSCCHIDYGTISPFECTSSKAYTVGCAAALGEYLSYHAYVIGVTGAFVICLQLLVLAAGCWLAYRSRFEEVELES; encoded by the exons atgtttaaaatgcgAGTTCCGAAGTTATTGAAGTCCGTGAGATACTCTCTGGCAGCCGTAAATACTGTGTTTTTG ctTACAGGAGTACTTCTATTGATACTCGGTGTAGCAACGttgttaacatttaataattactcaCTATTAGttacttatacatttttcactCTATCAAATTTTGTGATTGCTACTGGTGTGATTATATTATTCGTGGCAGCACTAGGATATTATGGAGCTGTGTCAGAGCAGTTTCTCTTTATTGTTGGG TACGTCGTTCTACTTTTCGTGATACTTGTATTCGAGATCGCAATCACGACATTAGGATTTAATCTGCAAAACGATGCATCAAGGATTATTAGGAGGCCTATGACCCAGACTTTACAATTATATGGAAACAGATcggaaattaatattacctgGGATAACTTGCAATCTGGT TTCCAATGCTGCGGAGTAGTCAGTATTTCTGACTGGCCTACTGGGCGTCTCCCAGTGAGTTGTTGTCACATAGATTACGGCACCATATCACCGTTTGAGTGCACTTCTAGTAAAGCTTACACCGTTGGTTGCGCGGCGGCTCTTGGAGAATATCTCAGCTACCACGCATACGTTATTGGAGTAACGGGGGCGTTTGTCATTTGTTTACAg CTACTCGTTCTGGCAGCTGGATGTTGGCTCGCATACCGGTCGAGATTTGAAGAAGTTGAACTTGAATCCTGA
- the LOC116767220 gene encoding ubiquitin-conjugating enzyme E2-24 kDa isoform X2, producing the protein MSKALGTSAKRIQKELAEITLDPPPNCSAGPKGDNLYEWVSTILGPPGSVYEGGVFFLDIHFSPEYPFKPPKVTFRTRIYHCNINSQGVICLDILKDNWSPALTISKVLLSICSLLTDCNPADPLVGSIATQYLQNREEHDRIARLWTKRYAT; encoded by the exons ATGTCGAAAGCACTTGGTACATCAGCCAAGAGAATCCAAAAGGAGCTGGCCGAGATCACACTAGATCCCCCGCCTAACTGTAGTGCAGGTCCTAAGGGtgacaatttatatgaatggGTCTCAACAATATTAGGGCCGCCCGGATCGGTTTATGAAGGTGGCGTCTTCTTTTTAGATATTCATTTTTCACCGGAATATCCCTTCAAACCTCCTAAG GTGACGTTTCGTACGAGGATATACCACTGTAATATAAACAGCCAGGGCGTTATATGTTTAGATATTTTGAAAGACAATTGGTCGCCGGCACTCACCATTTCAAAAGTACTATTATCTATATGCTCCCTCTTGACTGACTGTAATCCTG cCGATCCCCTCGTAGGCAGCATTGCGACGCAGTACCTCCAGAACAGAGAGGAACACGATCGTATCGCCCGTCTGTGGACCAAGCGCTACGCTACATGA
- the LOC116767519 gene encoding CD63 antigen-like: MKFTKTETEYNMKSIRFLLLTITTMFIIIAILMIVLGFSVYSQYHSFTYFYDSTKNGIVFTPSVLSIILGIFLFVVTLFGFFGSLKQSTCLVNMYALILTLLLILKLVVVILTFTLKPETLRNYIYIPVSSYVSDKEIEMEIDRLQNTLNCCGANSYLDYVGMDFTNQSTAVITTRINGDEMELIVPESCCSPRVEFCTAARSNSCKTAIINLFVQNASVIGVMGISVMFIQVLGIIFALLLARCIRKMKSERTFLSWKIKEQMILAREEEESTKETQDTVRESNPDPMSGVYIPPHDCSTA; the protein is encoded by the exons atgaaattcaCGAAGACAGAGACGGAATACAACATGAAATCTATAAGATTTCTGTTGTTGACCATCACCACAATGTTTATA ATAATAGCTATTTTGATGATAGTTCTAGGATTTTCCGTGTACTCTCAATATCACAGTTTCACTTATTTCTACGATAGCACCAAGAATGGAATTGTCTTCACTCCTTCAGTCCTCAGTATTATACTCGGCATATTTTTGTTCGTAGTTACATTGTTTGGTTTCTTTGGCAGTTTGAAACAAAGCACATGCTTGGTCAATATG taCGCCCTTATCCTGACTTTATTGCTGATTTTGAAACTGGTTGTGGTTATACTAACATTCACATTAAAACCTGAAACATTGAGGAATTATATCTACATACCCGTCTCTAGCTACGTGTCAGACAAAGAGATTGAAATGGAAATTGATCGATTACAGAATACT CTCAATTGTTGCGGAGCTAATTCGTATTTAGACTACGTGGGTATGGACTTCACCAACCAGTCCACCGCGGTTATCACCACTCGGATAAACGGCGATGAAATGGAACTGATCGTACCAGAGAGCTGTTGTTCCCCGCGAGTTGAGTTCTGCACCGCCGCGAGGTCTAACAGTTGCAAGACAGCGATCATCAATCTGTTCGTCCAGAACGCTAGTGTCATCGGAGTGATGGGAATATCGGTTATGTTTATTCAA GTTCTCGGTATAATATTCGCACTCCTACTAGCGAGATGCATTCGGAAGATGAAAAGTGAGAGAACATTTCTCTCGTGGAAAATCAAAGAGCAGATGATTTTGGCGCGCGAAGAGGAGGAAAGCACAAAGGAAACTCAGGATACCGTCCGGGAATCAAACCCGGACCCCATGAGCGGCGTCTACATCCCTCCACACGACTGCAGCACTGCAtag
- the LOC116767222 gene encoding RING-type E3 ubiquitin-protein ligase PPIL2 gives MGKRQHQKDKMYLTYTEWTTLYGGKRSGTAVEEDSSFKRLPFDHCCLCLHPFDNPYCDSDGNIFELQALTDFIKKFKINPVTGKKIDVASLIKLNFTKNAEDSYHCPVLFKPFTKNSHIVAIRTTGNVYCYEAVEQLNIKGKNWKDLLNDTPFARTDIITIQDPNNLKKFNISTFHHIKNNLRVETEEEIALRKDPHARLKTVSAETKDILQELEKEYKAPETKEVKKEVADKFNAAHYSTGMVAASFTSTAMAPETVHEAAVICEDEVKYDRVKKKGYVRLVTNLGQLNFELYCDLTPKACDNFIKHCLSGYYNGTKFHRSIRNFMIQGGDPTGTGLGGESIWKKPFEDEVKPNLHHTGRGILSMANSGPNTNGSQFFITFRSCKQLDGKHTIFGKLVGGIDTLTAMEQIEVDNRDRPIEDIVIEVAQVFVDPFAEAEEQLAAERAAETKKQAEAEGSGVKPKKASAKPLKVFRSGVGKYLNLQESSATSKTTKSQEVPAKKPKKDANYNFGAFDSW, from the exons ATGGGGAAACGACAACATCAGAaagataaaat gtACCTCACTTACACTGAATGGACAACTTTATATGGTGGTAAAAGATCAGGGACAGCAGTTGAGGAGGACTCATCGTTTAAGCGCCTCCCATTTGATCACTGCTGCCTTTGTTTACATCCATTTGATAACCCTTATTGCGACAGTGACGGAAACATATTTGAATTGCAAGCTTTGACGGACTTCATCAAAAAGTTCAAAATCAATCCAGTCACAGGAAAG aaaataGATGTTGCAAGTTTAATAAAGCtcaatttcacaaaaaatGCTGAAGACTCCTACCATTGCCCAGTTTTATTCAAACCGTTCACTAAGAATTCACATATTGTGGCCATACGGACCACGGGTAATGTGTACTGCTATGAAGCGGTTGAACAGCTTAACATTAAGGGCAAGAACTGGAAGGATCTCCTCAACGACACTCCATTCGCAAGAACCGATATCATAACAATACAGGATCCgaacaatttgaaaaaattcaaCATATCCACATTCcatcatataaaaaacaatttgagaGTGGAAACCGAAG aggAGATTGCACTCCGCAAAGATCCACATGCAAGATTAAAAACTGTATCAGCCGAAACAAAAGACATTTTACAAGAACTGGAAAAAGAGTACAAAGCTCCGGAAACTAAAGAAGTTAAAAAGGAG GTAGCTGACAAATTCAATGCAGCACACTACTCAACAGGAATGGTGGCCGCGAGCTTCACATCTACAGCGATGGCACCGGAAACTGTTCATGAAGCAGCAGTCATATGTGAGGATGAAGTAAAATATGATAGGGTTAAGAAAAAAG GCTATGTACGTTTAGTGACAAACTTAGGTCAACTAAACTTTGAACTGTACTGTGATTTGACACCTAAGGCATGCgacaatttcataaaacattgtttaagtGGTTACTATAACGGCACAAAGTTTCACAGGtcaataagaaattttatg ATCCAAGGTGGTGATCCAACAGGAACAGGTTTAGGCGGTGAGTCAATATGGAAGAAGCCATTTGAAGATGAAGTGAAACCAAACTTGCACCACACTGGCCGAGGCATACTTTCCATGGCTAATTCTGGACCTAACACAAATGGGTCGCAATT TTTCATAACTTTCCGTTCCTGTAAACAGTTAGATGGTAAACACACAATATTTGGTAAACTGGTTGGTGGTATCGATACACTTACAGCCATGGAACAGATCGAGGTCGACAACCGTGACAGACCTATAGAGGATATTGTTATAGAAGTTGCCCAGGTGTTTGTTGACCCATTTGCTGAGGCCGAAGAACAG CTTGCTGCGGAAAGAGCTGCTGAAACTAAAAAGCAAGCAGAGGCCGAAGGATCTGGCGTGAAACCCAAGAAGGCATCAGCGAAACCTCTTAAAGTGTTCAGGAGTGGAGTcgggaaatatttaaatttacaagaaTCATCCGCTACCAGTAAAACTACTAAAAGCCAAGAGGTCCCCGCCAAGAAACCCAAGAAAGATGCCAATTATAACTTCGGTGCATTCGACTCTTGGTAG
- the LOC116767662 gene encoding protein lin-7 homolog C, whose translation MTSTAEQLTLARDIKRAIELLEKLQQSGEVPATKLAALQKVLQSDFLNAVREVYEHVYETVDIQGSADIRASATAKATVAAFAAAEGHAHPRVVELPKTEEGLGFNVMGGKEQNSPIYISRIIPGGVADRHGGLKRGDQLLSVNGVSVEGENHEKAVELLKQAVGSVKLVVRYTPKVLEEMEMRFDKQRTARRRPNYN comes from the coding sequence atgacgAGCACTGCGGAACAGCTGACGTTAGCAAGAGACATAAAGAGAGCCATCGAGTTGCTAGAAAAACTCCAGCAAAGTGGAGAAGTTCCTGCGACTAAACTGGCTGCACTTCAAAAAGTGTTACaaagtgattttttaaatgctgTGAGAGAAGTGTATGAACATGTTTACGAAACGGTGGATATTCAGGGTTCGGCGGATATACGAGCATCGGCTACTGCCAAAGCTACCGTCGCTGCGTTTGCTGCAGCAGAAGGTCACGCTCATCCCAGAGTTGTGGAGTTACCGAAAACCGAAGAAGGCTTAGGTTTTAACGTCATGGGTGGCAAGGAACAAAATTCGCCAATTTATATATCCAGAATTATACCTGGCGGTGTCGCTGACCGTCATGGAGGATTGAAAAGAGGTGACCAACTGCTCTCAGTTAATGGAGTATCCGTAGAGGGAGAAAACCATGAAAAGGCTGTAGAACTGCTTAAGCAGGCAGTGGGTTCTGTCAAACTAGTGGTAAGATACACACCAAAGGTATTAGAAGAAATGGAAATGAGGTTTGATAAGCAAAGAACGGCGCGACGGCGTCcaaattacaactaa
- the LOC116767717 gene encoding tetraspanin-4-like, which produces MLTKIFTTVKYTLVSVNFLFLITGIIILSVGSSVQSAYNGYHEFLSERFFSLPAFCIATGIIIFLIGFAGFYGAYMENYYVIMAFVISMIVMFIFQLSACIAGYVLRGSTVALVQSSLLSTMELYGPNKNFEVTKLWDEIQTDFTCCGVTNSSNWLVPLNTTESGGVPVSCCQNVPGTVTTFVCNTASAFATGCSEAFGSWVQDHASAIGIAGVFLVLMQALAVAGALWLANIARQEREFP; this is translated from the exons ATGTTGACGAAAATTTTCACTACAGTAAAATACACATTGGTGTCCgtgaattttctatttttg ATAACAGGGATAATCATACTGTCCGTTGGGAGTTCGGTTCAGTCCGCATACAATGGTTACCATGAATTCCTGTCGGAGAGATTTTTCTCTCTCCCAGCTTTCTGTATCGCAACGGGAATCATCATATTCCTCATAGGATTTGCCGGGTTCTATGGCGCGTATATGGAAAACTATTATGTGATTATGGCG TTCGTGATCTCGATGATAGTGATGTTCATCTTCCAACTGTCCGCCTGCATCGCAGGGTATGTACTGAGAGGGAGTACGGTGGCCTTGGTTCAGAGCTCGCTGCTAAGCACCATGGAGCTCTATGGGCCTAACAAGAACTTCGAAGTAACTAAGTTGTGGGATGAAATACAAACAGAT TTCACGTGCTGCGGGGTGACGAATTCTAGTAACTGGTTAGTGCCCCTTAATACCACGGAGTCTGGTGGCGTACCCGTCAGCTGTTGTCAGAATGTCCCCGGTACTGTCACCACGTTCGTCTGCAACACCGCCAGCGCCTTCGCCACCGGTTGTTCTGAAGCCTTCGGCTCCTGGGTTCAGGATCATGCATCCGCTATTGGCATAGCCGGGGTATTTCTCGTTTTAATGCAG gcTCTAGCGGTTGCTGGTGCTCTGTGGCTCGCGAACATTGCCCGTCAAGAAAGAGAATTTCCTTAA
- the LOC116767220 gene encoding ubiquitin-conjugating enzyme E2-24 kDa isoform X1, protein MSGASGSSGSGTGRGRGGNAVGDKPDTKENKPNAKMSKALGTSAKRIQKELAEITLDPPPNCSAGPKGDNLYEWVSTILGPPGSVYEGGVFFLDIHFSPEYPFKPPKVTFRTRIYHCNINSQGVICLDILKDNWSPALTISKVLLSICSLLTDCNPADPLVGSIATQYLQNREEHDRIARLWTKRYAT, encoded by the exons ATGTCTGGTGCGTCTGGTTCATCAGGGAGTGGTACAGGGCGAGGCAGAGGTGGTAACGCAGTCGGGGATAAGCCGGAtactaaagaaaataaacctAACGCTAAAATGTCGAAAGCACTTGGTACATCAGCCAAGAGAATCCAAAAGGAGCTGGCCGAGATCACACTAGATCCCCCGCCTAACTGTAGTGCAGGTCCTAAGGGtgacaatttatatgaatggGTCTCAACAATATTAGGGCCGCCCGGATCGGTTTATGAAGGTGGCGTCTTCTTTTTAGATATTCATTTTTCACCGGAATATCCCTTCAAACCTCCTAAG GTGACGTTTCGTACGAGGATATACCACTGTAATATAAACAGCCAGGGCGTTATATGTTTAGATATTTTGAAAGACAATTGGTCGCCGGCACTCACCATTTCAAAAGTACTATTATCTATATGCTCCCTCTTGACTGACTGTAATCCTG cCGATCCCCTCGTAGGCAGCATTGCGACGCAGTACCTCCAGAACAGAGAGGAACACGATCGTATCGCCCGTCTGTGGACCAAGCGCTACGCTACATGA